Within Triticum dicoccoides isolate Atlit2015 ecotype Zavitan chromosome 1B, WEW_v2.0, whole genome shotgun sequence, the genomic segment ATATCTTCAAACATGAAACACAAAATTCAACATTTAAAGTCGACGAATGTCACATATTGACGTATTATATGGATAGGCACACAAATTCCATAGAGAAAACACAAACGATATACAGAAAACACTATATAATTGTAGGCACGTCTCTTTAGTTTGTAGCGCCGGCTGCCGCGGCTGCGGCGCGAGCATGCATCGCCATGGCAAACTCCACCAGCTTGCTCTCGTCCGGCATGACCGCCTCGACCGCGTCCAACGATCCGAAGTTGTCCGCCCACGCAGCCAAGAGCGGAGTGGTGGCGGGGTCGAAGGTCTTAACGCCCTTCATCTTATCGGCCGCGTTCACCCATGCGAGGAGGCCGCCGAGCATCACGTCCACGTATCCCGCGGTGTCGCCCCCGAAGAAGGGTTTCCCGTTAGAGCAGTCCCTGAGGGCCCCCTCCAAGGTCTCCACCGCGGCGGCCACCTGCTTCTTCCCCTCGGCCTTCTCCTCCTCCGTCTTGGCCATGGACGCCTCGGACGACGCTTTCACGAGCTGCACAATTACAACCATATCACAAAACCGCGCGGAAGAAACCATGAACCAGATGCTAAAAAAAGCTCAAACGAAACGAATCAACCGATGTGAGATGTATATAATACCGTGCCGTCGATGTAAGCGGCCCAGAAGCGAGCAACGGCGCGGCCGTGGGGTTCCTCCGGGAGGAGTGAGGGGCCGACGCCGGCGAAAGCCTCGTCGATGTATTGCAGGATGACCGACGACTCGCAGATGGGCTTGCCGTCGtggatcagcaccggcaccttctggAGCACGGGGTTGGACTTGAGGAGCAGCTCGCTCTTGCTCTTGAGGTCCTCTTCGACGTACTCGTAGCCGACGCCCTTGAGGCTGAGCGCGAGCTTGACTCGAAGGACGAACGGGCTCGCCCACATGCCCAGCAGCTTCACTTCGTCGCTTCCTCCTCCGGCCATTGCTGGTGTCTTGATCCGTTCTTGTGTGGTTGGTGGCTTGGTGCTTGACTTGACTGTTAGAGATGCAGGGGAGGAGCGGTGTATATATGGCCTACAAGCCTGCAATGACACGACTTAGTTTTGTTGTCTGCGAGACTGTAAAGCGTTTTCTGATtatcttttgcaacaagttgatTCAGGAACCATCTAGAAACTGTTGACTTGGCCCTTGCAGAAATCTTTTTATTTTGACGGAGGAAGACTCGGACAATACGAGCATTTCCGGCCATCCCTCGTGTGTTTTTTATTGCAATGATGATTTATATGTtttctaagagcaactccaatggggcgacccatttcgtccgccgccaTTCGTTTGAATCGGCGCGGATACAAAAGGCGGGCCAACGcctgacccaaacggacgcgcgtccgcttttcgTTCGTGGGCGATCCATTCCCGATTCATTTTTGAGTCGGATTTGCGTCCGCGTGGACAAGCGACGGACGCACGCACGCTCGCCTTCCTCCCCCGGGCCCGTTGGTCGGTGGCACACTGGCATCCCCCATCCAACAGCAACCCTCGCACGCCCCCTTCATCGCCGACGCCGACGACCATTTTTGCCAGCGACTCTGCTAGCTGCCGGCGCATCCACAtccgtccagcaacaccgcccactcCCACGTCGCCCGCCACCGTCGTCTTGTCGNNNNNNNNNNNNNNNNNNNNNNNNNNNNNNNNNNNNNNNNNNNNNNNNNNNNNNNNNNNNNNNNNNNNNNNNNNNNNNNNNNNNNNNNNNNNNNNNNNNNNN encodes:
- the LOC119335894 gene encoding probable glutathione S-transferase GSTU6, with protein sequence MAGGGSDEVKLLGMWASPFVLRVKLALSLKGVGYEYVEEDLKSKSELLLKSNPVLQKVPVLIHDGKPICESSVILQYIDEAFAGVGPSLLPEEPHGRAVARFWAAYIDGTLVKASSEASMAKTEEEKAEGKKQVAAAVETLEGALRDCSNGKPFFGGDTAGYVDVMLGGLLAWVNAADKMKGVKTFDPATTPLLAAWADNFGSLDAVEAVMPDESKLVEFAMAMHARAAAAAAGATN